In Drosophila santomea strain STO CAGO 1482 chromosome 3L, Prin_Dsan_1.1, whole genome shotgun sequence, a single window of DNA contains:
- the LOC120449363 gene encoding arginine-glutamic acid dipeptide repeats protein isoform X7, with the protein MAASTQGEIRVGPGHQVNDVYAKLPDYNPISSFPIDKETDERELEESRWSPGVVADGDLLMFLRAARSMAAFQGMCDGGLEDGCLAASRDDTTINALDVLHDSGYDPGKALQALVKCPVSKGIDKKWTEDETKKFIKGLRQFGKNFFRIHKDLLPHKDTPELVEFYYLWKKTPGANNNRPHRRRRQSALRRNRVTRANNSNSNTPPKKEDTPEPQTATTATAAATAASETASRSSPAVSKEENSSLTEDDASECDSDSSLTHKRDESPSRMRTRNKQQNNNSSTSSGNNTAGNGGGNATSISSGSTGGGAAGGNNSSKDQSANAVANGKRPKRGSETPDVSGGASVDSPKTPTKAVAESSANKRKGGKQETPNKKKRTEQESNEPSAHEENAVKEKRKRPDSPVESMNSDSRPDSVLDDGESNTTDTTTAEQQSTKDSKDTVSCKEEREMVTNDLEAKAEEKVIKAEALAEDSKDSAIKNMDEETNIQAPSSAETSLVDGPNPNALPSPVAAPITMKVPTIATVEALNASVDRKEAIEKMESCDSDPEMLKKLATIKQEVSPQQQQHLQQPSQQQMQQQLAPVGLQPPPSCPPSESVYIKKEPMEDSMDATCNQNSNEPQDLKVKIEIKNEDALKHSAGGMPPSGPCAPPSALHPLSGAPVESGQEPLHLQHMPHGPVPTQPPPGYLIDGQLKYGPPGQGVPPQPPQLHSDAAGGVSGAPPGAPTTPQKYPPEMEMKFAPQDLKYPPPPPLDALKYSQEMQAAAAAAAAAGKYDMKYMMEQQGKYNVELSAAHQPPSKPGYQDSLKIPDIKPGFGHLPHSVGSPLDAAHKYGPPPTSQESQQQQPQPSAHQVPPGATPPPGIAMPKPHYQHDVQTPPLGRPFEPTGLMLKYGDPLAAKYGPPQDLKYPMPPVSQAGPADIKPYGGENLIKSSPYGPPPESPIDASARSTPGQDSQGSNSNSQPPSMPPQPQQFQSPHPSPHMPSPAGGGLPPGMHPQNLIHGPPPGAAGGSGPQPPPPPTSLHQPTPTSAGPPSLQHGLHPGHQHSQLSAATSLPPSSIGIPPTLSTMAPSHMHPHLHPHAHLQGLHRPHDLPPSMHPHAPMPLSLQGHPQHGHGLPPSHTSQQQQQQQQQTGGPAGTVRTPSPAQQPPRSLHDPQSSREPPTSQPSTTMAGSSGPGGPPPQQSPHAHRTSPLPGLAGSGPPPPGLIGHPMAIHPHLAHLPPGHPAHAALAHPGHHLLSHSIAGLGPGGGPIALLAGPGGLGGIPESALSRRTPPSHLPHSHASSAPLTAHSVASMTSTSMSLTTSTVPSSAFSRASPSVQISSSGGGPSGPGSVGPGGLPNSSAAAAAAAAAHRAASPASSVSSLSRQSPLHPVPQSPLSHHPSSSALSAAAAAVAERDRHALMRQQSPHMTPPPVSNASLMASPLSKMYAPQPGQRGLGTSPPPHLRPGASPPVIRHPQMPLPLPLIAPGGGIPQIGVHPGQSPYPHPLLHPSVFYSPHHHPFNSPYGYAPYGPGFPAYMKPPPQPGQLDPAAVMAAHHAGLQGPPPQQMRQDEQNAAAAAAAAAAEKQHQAAAAAAAQQHKAPQQQPPGGMPPNKPPTPKTPQGPGGGMPPGMGGPGTPTGLPPGAYPGSHMPGYPQGPPHGSPFAPQDGQPHGLKPTSHMDALRAHAHSANSAGMGGGHHPTEPLPIDIEPDPEPEIPSPTHNIPRGPSPEAKPDDTECHRSQSAIFVRHIDRGDYNSCTRTDLIFKPVADSKLARKREERDRKLAEKERERRQQQQQQQQQQQQQAAAAQQAAQQAKMKAELKPPYADTPALRQLSEYARPHVAFSPVEQMVPYHHPMGPMYRERELEEIKNAQAAAASQSRLDPHWMEYYRRGIHPSQFPLYANPAISQMERERLGIPPPHHVGLDPGEHMVRMIRLTREYHAHSHTHLHLPLHPQPQPPEAGFQLPPNVGQYPRPNMLIPREPHSDVLLRMSYADQLQAAEFQRQSLHDQYFRQRPR; encoded by the exons ATGGCGGCCTCCACTCAAGGAGAAATTCGAGTGGGTCCCGGCCACCAGGTAAACGATGTCTAT GCAAAACTGCCCGATTATAATCCAATCTCAAGCTTCCCCATCGACAAGGAAACCGATGAACGTGAACTAGAGGAATCAAGATGGAGTCCAGGCGTTGTTGCCGATGGCGACTTGTTAATGTTCTTGCGTGCGGCTCGCTCCATGGCTGCATTTCAAGGAATGTGTGATGGTGGTTTAGAAGACGGTTGTTTGGCTGCCAGTCGCGACGACACTACAATAAACGCACTCGACGTG CTCCACGATTCTGGCTACGATCCAGGCAAAGCTCTACAAGCGCTCGTAAAGTGCCCCGTTTCGAAGGGCATCGATAAGAAGTGGACCGAGGACGAAACAAAGAAATTCATCAAGGGTCTGCGTCAGTTCGGGAAGAACTTCTTCCGCATCCATAAGGACCTGCTGCCGCACAAGGATACGCCGGAGCTGGTCGAGTTCTACTATCTGTGGAAAAAGACGCCCGGCGCGAACAACAATCGGCCACACAGGCGACGCCGCCAGAGCGCCCTGCGACGCAATCGTGTCACGCgggccaacaacagcaacagcaacactcCTCCGAAGAAGGAGGACACTCCAGAACCACAAACTGcgacgacggcgacggcggcggcaacCGCGGCGTCCGAGACGGCGAGTCGCTCCTCGCCCGCTGTCTCCAAGGAGGAGAACAGCTCGCTCACCGAGGACGACGCCAGCGAGTGCGACAGTGATTCGAGTCTGACCCACAAAAGGGATGAATCACCCTCAAGGATGAGGACGCGTAACAAGCAacagaacaacaacagcagcaccagcagcggTAACAACACGGCCGGAAACGGTGGCGGTAACGCCACATCCATAAGCAGCGGATCAACCGGCGGCGGTGCCGCTGGCGGCAACAATTCGTCTAAGGATCAATCAGCCAACGCCGTGGCTAATGGCAAGCGACCCAAGAGGGGCTCCGAAACACCGGACGTGTCCGGCGGAGCCTCGGTCGATAGTCCCAAGACACCGACGAAGGCTGTGGCCGAGAGTTCGGCCAATAAGCGCAAGGGTGGCAAGCAGGAGACGCCCAACAAGAAGAAGCGAACGGAGCAGGAGTCCAACGAGCCAAGCGCCCACGAGGAGAATGCCGTCAAGGAGAAGCGCAAGAGACCGGACAGCCCGGTTGAGAGCATGAACTCGGATAGCAGGCCGGATTCAGTGCTCGACGATGGCGAATCCAATACCACGGACACCACCACCGCCGAGCAGCAGTCGACAAAGGACAGCAAGGATACGGTCAGCTGCAAGGAGGAGCGCGAAATGGTCACCAACGATCTGGAGGCCAAGGCCGAGGAGAAGGTCATCAAGGCAGAGGCTTTGGCGGAGGACAGCAAGGATAGCGCCATCAAGAACATGGACGAGGAGACAAACATCCAGGCGCCTAGCAGTGCAGAGACAAGTTTGGTGGATGGTCCAAATCCCAATGCCTTGCCCAGTCCTGTGGCCGCACCAATCACCATGAAGGTGCCCACAATTGCCACAGTTGAGGCGCTGAACGCGTCCGTGGATCGCAAGGAGGCCATCGAGAAGATGGAGTCGTGCGACAGCGATCCGGAGATGCTTAAAAAACTGGCAACCATTAAGCAGGAAGTATctccgcagcagcaacagcatttGCAACAGCCGTCacagcagcagatgcagcagcaactcgcACCTGTTGGCTTACAGCCGCCTCCGTCTTGCCCGCCTTCAGAATCAGTCTATATCAAAAAGGAGCCCATGGAGGACTCGATGGACGCCACCTGCAATCAGAACAGCAACGAACCGCAGGACCTGAAGGTGAAGATCGAGATTAAAAACGAGGATGCATTAAAGCACAGTGCCGGAGGTATGCCGCCTTCTGGACCCTGTGCACCGCCTTCAGCTCTACATCCGCTCTCCGGAGCTCCGGTAGAGAGCGGCCAGGAGCCACTGCACCTGCAACACATGCCTCATGGACCGGTGCCAACGCAACCGCCTCCTGGCTATCTAATTGATGGTCAGCTAAAGTATGGACCACCGGGACAAGGCGTGCCTCCACAGCCTCCACAACTGCACAGCGACGCGGCTGGAGGAGTCAGTGGAGCACCGCCTGGAGCCCCGACCACGCCGCAAAAGTATCCGCCCGAGATGGAGATGAAGTTTGCTCCTCAGGATCTCAAGTAtccaccaccgccgccccTAGACGCACTCAAGTACAGCCAGGAGATGCAagctgcggcggcggcagcggctgctgctggcaaATACGATATGAAGTACATGATGGAGCAGCAGGGCAAGTACAACGTGGAGTTGTCAGCGGCCCATCAGCCGCCTAGCAAGCCGGGCTACCAGGACTCGCTGAAGATACCCGATATCAAGCCCGGTTTCGGCCACCTGCCGCACAGCGTGGGCTCACCGCTGGACGCCGCCCATAAATACGGACCGCCTCCAACGTCGCAAGAGtcccagcaacagcagccacagccgTCGGCACATCAGGTACCGCCGGGAGCAACTCCACCACCCGGTATCGCCATGCCCAAGCCGCACTACCAACACGACGTGCAAACACCACCGTTGGGACGGCCCTTCGAGCCGACCGGACTTATGCTCAAGTATGGCGATCCATTGGCAGCCAAATACGGGCCGCCTCAGGATCTCAAGTACCCGATGCCGCCGGTCTCTCAGGCGGGACCAGCGGACATAAAGCCCTATGGCGGCGAGAATCTAATCAAGTCCTCACCGTACGGACCGCCGCCGGAGAGTCCCATTGATGCCTCAGCGCGCTCTACACCTGGCCAGGATAGCCAgggcagcaacagcaattcACAGCCGCCCTCAATGCCCCCGCAACCGCAGCAGTTCCAGTCGCCGCATCCCTCGCCGCATATGCCTTCGCCAGCAGGTGGTGGCCTACCACCGGGAATGCATCCGCAAAATCTCATCCACGGCCCGCCACCAGGTGCAGCGGGCGGTAGTGGTCCCCAGCCGCCTCCGCCGCCCACATCGCTGCATCAGCCCACGCCCACGTCTGCAGGTCCACCCAGTCTGCAACATGGACTACATCCTGGCCACCAGCACTCACAGCTGTCTGCGGCAACATCGCTACCGCCGAGCTCGATTGGAATTCCTCCCACGCTCTCGACTATGGCGCCCTCGCACATGCACCCGCACCTCCATCCACATGCGCATCTGCAGGGTCTCCATCGGCCGCACGATCTGCCGCCCAGTATGCATCCACATGCTCCCATGCCGCTGTCGTTGCAGGGACATCCGCAGCACGGCCATGGATTGCCGCCATCGCACACTtctcagcaacagcagcaacaacaacaacagaccGGCGGACCAGCTGGCACAGTGCGCACTCCGTCACCTGCCCAGCAGCCGCCGAGATCCCTGCACGATCCGCAATCGTCTCGAGAGCCGCCCACCTCGCAGCCCTCGACCACAATGGCAGGATCGAGTGGTCCGGGTGGACCACCGCCCCAACAGTCGCCGCACGCGCATCGAACATCGCCGTTGCCAGGACTAGCGGGTAGTGGACCTCCACCACCGGGACTAATCGGTCATCCGATGGCCATACACCCGCACCTGGCCCACTTGCCGCCCGGACATCCTGCACACGCAGCACTGGCTCATCCTGGACACCATCTGCTGTCACACTCGATAGCGGGTTTGGGGCCTGGCGGTGGACCGATCGCGCTGCTGGCCGGTCCCGGTGGGCTTGGAGGTATTCCAGAGTCCGCTCTAAGTCGTCGCACCCCGCCCTCACACCTGCCACACTCGCATGCCTCTTCGGCTCCACTGACGGCCCATTCGGTCGCCAGTATGACGTCCACCAGTATGTCGCTGACCACCAGCACGGTGCCATCATCTGCCTTTAGCCGCGCCAGTCCAAGCGTACAGATCTCGAGCAGTGGGGGCGGTCCTTCAGGCCCCGGAAGCGTTGGACCTGGTGGATTGCCAAACTCttcggcagcggcagcagctgcggcAGCTGCTCATCGTGCAGCGTCCCCGGCATCCAGCGTCAGCAGCCTGAGTCGGCAGAGTCCGCTGCATCCGGTGCCGCAGTCGCCGCTCAGCCATCATCCGTCGTCCTCTGCGTTATCCGCCGCGGCAGCTGCCGTTGCGGAACGGGATCGACATGCGCTGATGCGTCAGCAATCGCCACATATGACTCCACCCCCGGTGTCCAATGCCTCTTTAATGGCGAGTCCTCTGAGCAAGATGTACGCTCCTCAGCCGGGTCAGAGGGGCTTGGGAACATCACCGCCACCGCATTTGCGGCCTGGAGCATCACCGCCGGTCATTCGCCACCCGCAGATGCCTCTGCCGTTGCCATTGATCGCGCCTGGCGGAGGAATACCCCAGATTGGAGTGCATCCGGGTCAGTCACCGTATCCGCATCCGCTACTGCATCCTTCGGTATTTTACTCACCGCACCACCATCCCTTCAATTCGCCATACGGCTATGCGCCCTATGGTCCTGGATTCCCGGCGTACATGAAGCCGCCACCGCAGCCGGGACAGCTCGATCCGGCAGCCGTGATGGCGGCCCACCATGCTGGATTGCAAGGACCGCCGCCCCAGCAGATGCGCCAGGACGAGCAGAATGCAGCGgccgccgctgcagcagcagctgctgagAAACAACACCAagcggctgcagcagcggcagcacagcagcacaaggcgccacaacaacaaccgcCCGGCGGAATGCCACCCAACAAACCGCCGACGCCAAAGACGCCACAGGGTCCAGGCGGTGGAATGCCCCCTGGAATGGGTGGACCGGGAACACCGACGGGACTACCGCCTGGTGCTTATCCAGGCAGCCATATGCCGGGATATCCACAAGGACCACCGCATGGATCACCGTTTGCGCCACAAGATGGTCAGCCTCACGGACTAAAGCCCACATCGCACATGGACGCCCTGCGAGCGCATGCGCACTCAGCCAACTCGGCGGGAATGGGTGGAGGACACCATCCGACGGAGCCAT TGCCCATTGATATTGAGCCGGATCCAGAGCCAGAGATTCCCAGTCCAACGCACAACATACCACGTGGTCCAAGTCCCGAAGCAAAACCGGACGACACCGAATGCCATCGCTCTCAGTCTGCCAT ATTTGTGCGTCACATCGATCGCGGGGATTACAATTCATGCACGAGAACAGATTTGATCTTCAAGCCGGTGGCCGACTCAAAGTTGGCCCGCAAGCGTGAAGAACGCGACCGCAAGCTGGCCGAAAAGGAACGTGAGCGGCGACAG cagcagcaacaacaacagcagcagcaacaacagcaagcaGCTGCCGCGCAACAGGCGGCACAGCAAGCCAAGATGAAGGCGGAGCTGAAGCCCCCGTATGCGGATACGCCGGCACTGCGTCAACTGTCGGAGTACGCTCGTCCCCACGTCGCCTTCAG TCCTGTTGAGCAGATGGTGCCATATCATCATCCAATGGGCCCCATGTACAGAGAGAG GGAACTGGAGGAGATCAAAAACGCACAAGCTGCTGCGGCGAGTCAGTCCAGACTAGATCCGCACTGGATGGAATACTATCGACG CGGCATCCACCCCTCGCAGTTCCCACTGTATGCGAATCCGGCGATATCGCAGATGGAGAGGGAGCGTCTGGGAATTCCACCTCCGCACCATGTGGGGTTGGACCCGGGCGAGCACATGGTGCGTATG ATACGATTGACGAGAGAATATCATGCACACTCTCATACTCATTTACATTTGCCTTTGCATCCACAGCCGCAACCACCGGAGGCCGGTTTCCAACTGCCAC CGAATGTTGGCCAGTATCCGCGGCCAAATATGCTTATACCTAGGGAGCCGCACTCGGATGTCCTGCTGCGCATGTCCTATGCCGACCAACTACAG GCCGCCGAGTTCCAGCGACAGTCCCTGCACGATCAGTACTTTAG ACAACGGCCCAGATAA